One genomic segment of Erythrolamprus reginae isolate rEryReg1 chromosome 2, rEryReg1.hap1, whole genome shotgun sequence includes these proteins:
- the LOC139163068 gene encoding zinc finger protein OZF-like produces the protein MATWTHPNEKLFECPDCGKSFSQNSHLISHQRTHTGEKPFECPDCGKNFTQHSNLMTHQRTHTGEKPFKCPDCGKSFSHNSSLLEHQRTHTGEKPFKCPDCGKSFSWNSSLVRHQRMHTGEKSFECPDCGKSFSRNSYLAIHQRTHTGEKPFECPDCGKSFSQSSSLVIHQRTHTGEKPYECPDCGKDFSIRTSILNHMLIHTGEKPFECLECGWCFRKHSSLIAHKKIHLKPQGISVEKA, from the coding sequence ATGGCAACGTGGACTCACCCCAACgagaaactctttgaatgtcccgattgtgggaaaagtttcagtcaaaatTCTCACCTCAtttcacaccagaggactcacacaggggagaaaccctttgaatgtcctgattgcggGAAAAATTTTACCCAGCATTCCAACCTGATgacacaccagagaactcacacaggagagaaaccatttaagtgtcctgactgtgggaaaagtttcagtcacaattccagcctgctggaacaccagagaactcacacaggagagaaaccctttaagtgtcctgattgtgggaaaagtttcagttggaattccagcctggtgagacaccaaaggatgcacacaggagagaaatcctttgaatgtccggattgtgggaaaagtttcagtcggaaTTCCTACCTGgcgatacaccagaggactcacacaggagagaaaccctttgaatgtcctgattgcgggaaaagtttcagtcaaagTTCCagtctggtgatacaccagagaacccacacaggagagaaaccatacgagtgtccagactgtgggaaagATTTCAGTATTAGGACTAGCATTCTAAACCATATGCTTatacacacaggggagaaaccatttgAGTGTCTTGAGTGTGGGTGGTGCTTCAGGAAACATTCCAGCCTTATTGCACACAAGAAAATCCACTTGAAGCCCCAGGGGATAAGTGTAGAGAAGGCTTGA
- the LOC139163070 gene encoding zinc finger protein OZF-like yields MKPFECPDCGKGFNWNSSLVRHQRIHTGEKLLQCPVCGKSFSQNYLLIHQRTHTGEKPFECSDCGKSFSQSSYLVVHQRIHTGEKPFECPDCGKSFSRRSSLVVHQRTHTGEKPFECTDCGKNFTQSSSLVTHQRTHTREKPYECPDCGKNFSVRTTLLNHMLIHSKEKPFACSVCGWCFRKHCTLIAHMRIHLRLQVISVEKA; encoded by the coding sequence atgaaaccctttgaatgtcctgattgtgggaaaggtttcaattggaactccagcctggtgagacaccagaggattcacacaggagagaaactgcTTCAGTGTcctgtttgtgggaaaagtttcagtcagaactaCCTGTtgatacatcagaggactcacacaggagagaaaccctttgaatgttctgattgtgggaaaagtttcagtcagagttCTTACCTGGTGGTACAccaaaggattcacacaggagagaaaccctttgaatgtcctgattgcgggaaaagtttcagtcggaGGTCCAGCctggtggtacaccagaggactcacacaggagaaaaaccctttgaatgtactGATTGTGGGAAAAATTTCACCCAGAGTTCCAGCCTAGTGACACACCAAAGaactcacacaagagagaaaccatatgagtgtccagattgtgggaaaaattTCAGTGTTAGGACCACCCTTCTAAATCATATGCTTATACACTCAAAGGAGAAACCATTTGCGTGTTCTGTGTGTGGATGGTGCTTCAGGAAACATTGTACCCTTATTGCACACATGAGAATCCACCTGAGGCTCCAAGTGATAAGTGTAGAGAAGGCTTGA